The Streptococcus gwangjuense nucleotide sequence ATAATGGCTCCAGCGATAATAGCAGGAAAGGCAGTTCGATTTTGCGTAAAGTTCAAACCGAAGAGATTACCAAAGCCTGCAATCACACAGAATACTTTCAACCAATTCAACTTGGTCGTTGTAAACAGATAGAAAGCAATCATGATACAGAAACAACAAATAATTCCATAATAATTAGGATTAAAGAAGGTCACTTCTGCACGATTCTGATGCCACACCTGCATATTGGGTGAAAGAAAAGCATAGTTGAATTTCTTCACAATTTGGAAATGTTCTAAACTCGCAAAAGCAGCTGACAAGACGCTACCAAACAAGACGAGCTGCAAAATCAATCGAAAGAATTTATGTGATAAAATCGACTGATAGTGCAAAAAGAAAACAGTAAATAGAAAAATTCCTACTGAAGCCACAACTCCCATCCAATTTTGTGCAAAAACGGATATAACAGTACTATAGCCAAGAAAAAGAAGCAGCATCGGATGCTCCCCCATTTTCTGAAGAATACTTTTCATGTCTCCTGTAAAAATCAAACTAATAATATATAAACAGAATACAACTACAAAAAGATAAAAGGGTAAAAAGATACTCAGGATAATTCCCAATAAAATCAGCTCTTTACTAGACAACCCTTTCAGCTTTTCAATAAAGCCTATTGATTTCAAAACGAATCCTTTCTCTCCAAATCAATTGATTCAGATAATAGTAAGCTACCCTTTATTGTACCACTTTTTTAGCAATTTGAAAACAAAGGAAACGTTTACTAGGTAAAAAAGGGAGCAAAAATACTGATATTTCAAAACTCAAACTTAATGACTAGATTTACTATAAGAAAATCATACCGTAAAGACTAGGTATATGTTAAAATAGTAGTAATATAATAAGATTTTGACCAACTACCCAAACTATATTTAAATCATTTACAATTTCTAAAGAAAGGAAACACTATGAAATCATACCAAGCCGTCTACCAAATTCTAGCTAAAGAAACCGATTATATCAGCGGAGAAAAGATTGCAGAAGAACTATCACTGACTCGAACATCAATTTGGAAAGCCATCAAGCGTTTAGAACAAGAAGGCATTGAAATTGATAGTATCAAAAACAAAGGCTATAAACTGGTGAATGGAGACCTTATTCTTCCAGAACTTCTAGAACAAAATCTTCCAATTAAAATCAGTTTTAAACCCGAAACAAGATCAACACAACTCGATGCAAAAGAAGCAATTGATTTAGGAAATGAAGCAAACACCCTCTATCTAGCTTCCTATCAAACAGCTGGTCGAGGCCGTTTTCAACGTTCTTTCTACTCACCCCAAGGTGGCATTTATATGACACTCCATCTTAAACCCAATCTCCCATATGACCAATTACCATCCTACACACTACTTGTAGCAGGAGCTATCTACAAAGCCATTAAGAACCTAACTTTAATAGATGTCGACATAAAATGGGTCAATGATATCTACCTCAAAAATCATAAAATTGGAGGAATCCTCACTGAAGCAATGACCTCTGTAGAAACTGGCTTAGTCACAGATATCATTATTGGAGTAGGAATCAACTTTACTATTAAAGACTTCCCTCAAGAATTAAAAGAAAAAGCTGCTAGTTTATTTAAAGTACCAGCACCTATAACAAGAAATGAATTAATCATAGAGATCTGGCGTGCTTTCTTCGAAACACCTGCAGAAGAGCTATTATACCTATACAAAAAACAGTCCTTCGTTCTAGGAAAAGAAGTGACTTTTACACTAGATCAAAAAGACTACAAAGGACTTGCTAAAGATATCTCAGAAAATGGCAAACTTTTAGTTCAATGTGATAACGGAAAAGAAATATGGCTCAATAGCGGAGAAATTTCACTCAAGAGTTGGAAGTAGTAATAAACAAGCAAAACCATAAAATCAACAATATATATAAATTTTAGTATTTCTTCAGCCCCATACAGTTGACAAAGAGCGCAAAAAAACTTCAGATAAGTAATCCAATTAAGTTTTACAAATCTGAAGTTTTTATTCTACTATTCTTAAAAATACAAAAAAAGAGTTATAAACTCTCAATAAAACGGAGAATAAGGGATTCGAACCCTTGCGCCAGTTACCCGACCTAACGATTTAGCAAACCGTCCTCTTCAGCCTCTTGAGTAATTCTCCTATTAATGGGCACGAGTGGACTCGAACCACCGACCTCACGCTTATCAGGCGTGCGCTCTAACCACCTGAGCTACGCGCCCAAGTTAAAAACTTGGTAATTTGAACAAAGTTCAAAGCGGGTGACGAGAATCGAACTCGCGACAACAGCTTGGAAGGCTGTAGTTTTACCACTAAACTACACCCGCATAAATACTATAAATAAAAATGGCGCGAGACGGAATCGAACCGCCGACACATGGAGCTTCAATCCATTGCTCTACCAACTGAGCTACCGAGCCTTATTGCGGGAGCAGGATTTGAACCTACGACCTTCGGGTTATGAGCCCGACGAGCTACCGAGCTGCTCCATCCCGCGTTAATACAAAAGGAGGATGTGGGATTCGAACCCACGCACGCTTTTACACGCCTGACGGTTTTCAAGACCGTTCCCTTCAGCCGGACTTGGGTAATCCTCCATACTATTCAAATGGACCTTGTAGGACTTGAACCTACGACCACTCGGTTATGAGCCGAGAGCTCTAACCAGCTGAGCTAAAGGTCCAACAAGATCATTATAGCGGCGAAGGGGATCGAACCCCCGACCTCCCGGGTATGAACCGGACGCTCTAGCCAGCTGAGCTACACCGCCATATATCGGGAAGACAGGATTCGAACCTGCGACACCTTGGTCCCAAACCAAGTACTCTACCAAGCTGAGCTACTTCCCGAGTTAAATAGAAAAATGCACCCTAGAGGAGTCGAACCTCTAACCGCCTGATTCGTAGTCAGGTACTCTATCCAGTTGAGCTAAGGGTGCTCATTATATTATGCCGAGGACCGGAATCGAACCGGTACGATCGTTACCAATCGCAGGATTTTAAGTCCTGTGCGTCTGCCAGTTCCGCCACCCCGGCCTCTCTAAGCGAACGACGGGATTCGAACCCGCGACCCCCACCTTGGCAAGGTGGTGTTCTACCACTGAACTACGTTCGCACTGTTTTCTTCTATCTAAAAATGCCGGCTACATGACTTGAACACGCGACCCTCTGATTACAAATCAGATGCTCTACCAACTGAGCTAAGCCGGCTCATTTATTATATCTTAATGCGGGTTAAGGGACTTGAACCCCCACGCCGTTAAGCGCCAGATCCTAAATCTGGTGCGTCTGCCAATTCCGCCAAACCCGCATATATGACCCGTACTGGGCTCGAACCAGTGACCCATTGATTAAAAGTCAATTGCTCTACCAACTGAGCTAACGAGTCTAAAATAACTTCCGTTATCTTAAACGGTCCCGACGGGAATCGAACCCGCGATCTTCGCCGTGACAGGGCGACGTGATAACCGCTACACTACGGGACCTATGGGAGTTAACGGGATCGAACCGCTGACCCTCTGCTTGTAAGGCAGATGCTCTCCCAGCTGAGCTAAACTCCCTAGAGCTAAGCGACTTCCATATCTCACAGGGGGCAACCCCCAACTACTTCCGGCGTTCTAGGGCTTAACTTCTGTGTTCGGCATGGGTACAGGTGTATCTCCTAGGCTATCGTCACTTAACTCTGAGTAATACCTACTCAAAATTGAATATCTATTCAAACTAAGAAAACCGTTCGCTTTCATATTCTCAGTTACTTTGGATAAGTCCTCGAGCTATTAGTATTAGTCCGCTACATGTGTCGCCACACTTCCACTTCTAACCTATCTACCTGATCATCTCTCAGGGCTCTTACTGATATAAAATCATGGGAAATCTCATCTTGAGGTGGGTTTCACACTTAGATGCTTTCAGCGTTTATCCCTTCCCTACATAGCTACCCAGCGATGCCTTTGGCAAGACAACTGGTACACCAGCGGTAAGTCCACTCTGGTCCTCTCGTACTAGGAGCAGATCCTCTCAAATTTCCTACGCCCGCGACGGATAGGGACCGAACTGTCTCACGACGTTCTGAACCCAGCTCGCGTGCCGCTTTAATGGGCGAACAGCCCAACCCTTGGGACCGACTACAGCCCCAGGATGCGACGAGCCGACATCGAGGTGCCAAACCTCCCCGTCGATGTGAACTCTTGGGGGAGATAAGCCTGTTATCCCCAGGGTAGCTTTTATCCGTTGAGCGATGGCCCTTCCATACGGAACCACCGGATCACTAAGCCCGACTTTCGTCCCTGCTCGAGTTGTAGCTCTCGCAGTCAAGCTCCCTTATACCTTTACACTCTGCGAATGATTTCCAACCATTCTGAGGGAACCTTTGGGCGCCTCCGTTACCTTTTAGGAGGCGACCGCCCCAGTCAAACTGCCCGTCAGACACTGTCTCCGATAGGGATCACCTATCCGGGTTAGAGTGGCCATAACACAAGGGTAGTATCCCAACAACGTCTCCTTCGAAACTGGCGTCCCGATCTCATAGACTCCTACCTATCCTGTACATGTGGTACAGACACTCAATATCAAACTGCAGTAAAGCTCCATGGGGTCTTTCCGTCCTGTCGCGGGTAACCTGCATCTTCACAGGTACTAAAATTTCACCGAGTCTCTCGTTGAGACAGTGCCCAAATCATTACGCCTTTCGTGCGGGTCGGAACTTACCCGACAAGGAATTTCGCTACCTTAGGACCGTTATAGTTACGGCCGCCGTTTACTGGGGCTTCAATTCATACCTTCGCTTACGCTAAGCACTCCTCTTAACCTTCCAGCACCGGGCAGGCGTCACCCCCTATACATCATCTTACGATTTAGCAGAGAGCTGTGTTTTTGATAAACAGTTGCTTGGGCCTATTCACTGCGGCTGACGTAAAGTCAGCACCCCTTCTCCCGAAGTTACGGGGTCATTTTGCCGAGTTCCTTAACGAGAGTTCTCTCGCTCACCTGAGGCTACTCGCCTCGACTACCTGTGTCGGTTTGCGGTACGGGTAGAGTATGTTTAAACGCTAGAAGCTTTTCTTGGCAGTGTGACGTCACTAACTTCGCTACTAAACTTCGCTCCCCATCACAGCTCAATGTTATAGAACTAAGCATTTGACTCAGTTCACACCTCACTGCTTAGACAGACACTTCCAATCGTCTGCTTTAGTTAGCCTACTGCGTCCCTCCATCACTACATACTCTAGTACAGGAATATCAACCTGTTGTCCATCGGATACACCTTTCGGTCTCTCCTTAGGTCCCGACTAACCCAGGGCGGACGAGCCTTCCCCTGGAAACCTTAGTCTTACGGTGGACAGGATTCTCACCTGTCTTTCGCTACTCATACCGGCATTCTCACTTCTATGCGTTCCAGCACTCCTCACGGTACACCTTCATCACACATAGAACGCTCTCCTACCATACCTATAAAGGTATCCACAGCTTCGGTAAATTGTTTTAGCCCCGGTACATTTTCGGCGCAGGGTCACTCGACTAGTGAGCTATTACGCACTCTTTGAATGAATAGCTGCTTCTAAGCTAACATCCTAGTTGTCTGTGCAACCCCACATCCTTTTCCACTTAACAATTATTTTGGGACCTTAGCTGGTGGTCTGGGCTGTTTCCCTTTCGACTACGGATCTTAGCACTCGCAGTCTGACTGCCGACCATAATTCATTGGCATTCGGAGTTTATCTGAGATTGGTAATCCGGGATGGACCCCTCACCCAAACAGTGCTCTACCTCCAAGAATCTCTAATGTCGACGCTAGCCCTAAAGCTATTTCGGAGAGAACCAGCTATCTCCAAGTTCGTTTGGAATTTCTCCGCTACCCACAAGTCATCCAAGCACTTTTCAACGTGCCCTGGTTCGGTCCTCCAGTGCGTCTTACCGCACCTTCAACCTGCTCATGGGTAGGTCACATGGTTTCGGGTCTACGTCATGATACTAAGGCGCCCTATTCAGACTCGGTTTCCCTACGGCTCCGTCTCTTCAACTTAACCTCGCATCATAACGTAACTCGCCGGTTCATTCTACAAAAGGCACGCTCTCACCCATTAACGGGCTCGAACTTGTTGTAGGCACACGGTTTCAGGTTCTATTTCACTCCCCTCCCGGGGTGCTTTTCACCTTTCCCTCACGGTACTGGTTCACTATCGGTCACTAGGGAGTATTTAGGGTTGGGAGATGGTCCTCCCAGATTCCGACGGGATTTCACGTGTCCCGCCGTACTCAGGATACTGCTAGGTACAAAGACTATTTTAAATACGAGGCTATTACTCTCTTTGGCTGATCTTCCCAAATCATTCTTCTATAATCTTTGAGTCCACATTGCAGTCCTACAACCCCGAAGAGTAAACTCTTCGGTTTGCCCTCCTGCCGTTTCGCTCGCCGCTACTAAGGCAATCGCTTTTGCTTTCTCTTCCTGCAGCTACTTAGATGTTTCAGTTCACTGCGTCTTCCTCCTCACATCCTTAACAGATGTGGGTAACAGGTAGTACCTGTTGGGTTCCCCCATTCGGAAATCCCTGGATCATCGCTTACTTACAGCTACCCAAGGCATATCGTCGTTTGTCACGTCCTTCTTCGGCTCCTAGTGCCAAGGCATCCACCGTGCGCCCTTATTAACTTAACCTTATTTTTTCTGACCTTTCAGTCATAAACTCTTATTAATACTACAGCGTTTTCGGTTTATTTTCTTGTTACTATTTGATATAGATATTCAATTTTCAATGTGCATTACTTGGTGATCTCTCACCAATGGAGCCTAGCGGGATCGAACCGCTGACCTCCTGCGTGCAAAGCAGGCGCTCTCCCAGCTGAGCTAAGGCCCCACAAGACCTCTCAAGACTAAACAAGACCAATGCGCAGTTCCTTATCCTTAGAAAGGAGGTGATCCAGCCGCACCTTCCGATACGGCTACCTTGTTACGACTTCACCCCAATCATCTATCCCACCTTAGGCGGCTGGCTCCTTACGGTTACCTCACCGACTTCGGGTGTTACAAACTCTCGTGGTGTGACGGGCGGTGTGTACAAGGCCCGGGAACGTATTCACCGCGGCGTGCTGATCCGCGATTACTAGCGATTCCGACTTCATGTAGGCGAGTTGCAGCCTACAATCCGAACTGAGACTGGCTTTAAGAGATTAGCTTGCCGTCACCGGCTTGCGACTCGTTGTACCAGCCATTGTAGCACGTGTGTAGCCCAGGTCATAAGGGGCATGATGATTTGACGTCATCCCCACCTTCCTCCGGTTTATTACCGGCAGTCTCGCTAGAGTGCCCAACTGAATGATGGCAACTAACAATAGGGGTTGCGCTCGTTGCGGGACTTAACCCAACATCTCACGACACGAGCTGACGACAACCATGCACCACCTGTCACCTCTGTCCCGAAGGAAAGCTCTATCTCTAGAGCGGTCAGAGGGATGTCAAGACCTGGTAAGGTTCTTCGCGTTGCTTCGAATTAAACCACATGCTCCACCGCTTGTGCGGGCCCCCGTCAATTCCTTTGAGTTTCAACCTTGCGGTCGTACTCCCCAGGCGGAGTGCTTAATGCGTTAGCTGCGGCACTAAACCCCGGAAAGGGTCTAACACCTAGCACTCATCGTTTACGGCGTGGACTACCAGGGTATCTAATCCTGTTTGCTCCCCACGCTTTCGAGCCTCAGCGTCAGTTACAAGCCAGAGAGCCGCTTTCGCCACCGGTGTTCCTCCATATATCTACGCATTTCACCGCTACACATGGAATTCCACTCTCCCCTCTTGCACTCAAGTTAAACAGTTTCCAAAGCGTACTATGGTTAAGCCACAGCCTTTAACTTCAGACTTATCTAACCGCCTGCGCTCGCTTTACGCCCAATAAATCCGGACAACGCTCGGGACCTACGTATTACCGCGGCTGCTGGCACGTAGTTAGCCGTCCCTTTCTGGTAAGATACCGTCACAGTGTGAACTTTCCACTCTCACACTCGTTCTTCTCTTACAACAGAGCTTTACGATCCGAAAACCTTCTTCACTCACGCGGCGTTGCTCGGTCAGACTTCCGTCCATTGCCGAAGATTCCCTACTGCTGCCTCCCGTAGGAGTCTGGGCCGTGTCTCAGTCCCAGTGTGGCCGATCACCCTCTCAGGTCGGCTATGTATCGTCGCCTTGGTGAGCCGTTACCCCACCAACTAGCTAATACAACGCAGGTCCATCTGGTAGTGATGCAATTGCACCTTTTAAGCAAATGTCATGCAACATCTACTATTATGCGGTATTAGCTATCGTTTCCAATAGTTATCCCCCGCTACCAGGCAGGTTACCTACGCGTTACTCACCCGTTCGCAACTCATCCGGAGAAGCAAGCTCCTCCTTCAGCGTTCTACTTGCATGTATTAGGCACGCCGCCAGCGTTCGTCCTGAGCCAGGATCAAACTCTCATTAAAAGTTTGAGTTCTCACTCATTTCTGTCACTGACAGATTTATTGTTTTTTCATTGTTCAGTACTACAACATTAGTTGTAGTGCCCTGCACATTGGTTCGTCTTGTTCAGTTTTCAAAGGTCTTTGTCATTTGCTTCTCTCAAGTGACAACTATATTAGTATATCACAGTCGCTTTCGCTTGTCAACACTTTTTTGAAACTTTTTTAAACTTTTTTCATCAAGTGTTTCATCTGCAACATACCATAGTCCGTACGGGATTCGAACCCGTGTTACCGCCGTGAAAAGGCGGTGTCTTAACCCCTTGACCAACGGACCAGAGTTGTTATTTTCAACTCTTACTATTATACCGACTTTTTCAAACTTGTCAACTACTTTTTTAAACTTTTTTAATTAATTTTACCACTGCTTCAGTTCGAGCGGTGTGTGGGAACATATCGACCGACTGGATATAATGGAGATCATAGACTTCTACTAACCTTACCAAATCACGAGCCAAGGTCGAAACATTGCAAGAAATATAGACCATTTTTTCTGGTACATAGGTAAGAATTGTATCTAATAACTTGTCATCCAGACCTGTACGTGGTGGATCTACGATCAGAGCATCTGCTCGGTAGCCTTCCTTATACCAGCGAGGAATAATCTCTTCCGCTGTTCCTGCTTCGTAATGTGTGTTGTCAAATCCCATTCTTTTAGCATTTCGCGTAGCATCTTCAATGGCTTCTGGAATAATATCCATACCTCTTAGTGTTTTAACTTTCTTTGCAAAGGCAAAACCAATTGTTCCAACTCCACAATAAGCGTCAATCAAATGGTCTTCTTTATCAACATCCAACGCTTTTACCGCCTCGCTATAGAGGACTTCTGTTTGTTCAGGATTTAGTTGATAGAATGCTCGAGGGGATAGTGAAAATTCATAATCGAGTACACCTTCTTGAATACTCTCTTGTCCCCAGATAATCTCTGTCTTTTCACCATAAATCTCACTGGTTTTAGCTGTATTTGTATTCACAGCTACTGTCACAACTTCTGGAAAATCTTTAACTAAGTCTTTTACTAGTTGGGTTAAATTAAGCTGACGGTTTGTAACAATAATAATCTGAACCTGTCCAGTCTTTCTTGCTCGTCGGACCATTATCGTTCTAACACCTAGAACTTTTCTCTCATCCGTGATTGGAATCTGGTGATAAGTAAGTAATTCTGCTAGACGATTAGCAATCACTTGGGTTTCCTTGTCTTGTACCAGGCAGTCTTTCAACTCTACTAAATAGTGAGAGTTTTGTGCATACAGACCTGCCTTGACCTGATTTTTAAATTTTCGAGTCTGAAATTGTAACTTAGCACGATAGTACTTGGGTTCCTGCATTCCAATCGTCGGGCGGATTTCATAGTTTTCATATCCTGCAGGGGCAAATTTTTTGAGCGCTTGGTGAAGTAAGTCCGTCTTGAACTCCAGCTGCTTATCATAATGCAGATGCATGATTTGGCAGCCTCCGCATTCATTGTAAATAGTACAAGCTGGGACAACACGGAATTTAGACTTCTTGTTGACCTTCAGTAATTTTGCCTCTACAAAGTTACGTTTAATAGAAGTAATCTGACAATAGATATCTTCACCTTTGAGAGCACCAGGCACAAAGACTAAGGTTTTTTGATAAAAGCCGATTCCCTCACCATTAATTCCCATGCGCTTGATTTTTAATGGTATTTTTTGTTTCACTTTCAGATTCATACCCCTATCTTATCACATTTTGAGTTATAATAGAACTATGAAAATCACAAAACTTGAAAAGAAAAAAAGACTCTATCTGATGGAGCTTGATAATGGCGACAAATGCTATATTACTGAAGATACAATTGTTCGTTTTATGTTATCAAGAGATAAGGTGATAAGCGAAGAAGAATTGAAAGATATTCAGGACTTTGCCCAATTTTCTTACGGTAAGAATCTAGCTCTCTACCACTTATCCTTTAAAGCGCGCACTGAAAAAGAAGTCAGAGAATATCTGAAAAAATACGATATTGATGAAAACATCCTTTCTCAAGTCATTATTAATCTTAAAAAAGATAAGTGGATTAATGATGCTCAGTACGCTTATGCTATCATCAATGCCAATCAACTTTCAGGAGACAAGGGGCCTTATGTACTGACTCAGAAACTAACACAAAAAGGGATTTCAAAATCCACTATAGAAGAGATACTGAAAGAATTTGATTTTTCTGAAGTTGCTCAACGTGTAGCTAATAAACTATTGAAAAAATATGAGGGAAAACTTCCAGCTCGTGCCTTGCAAGATAAGATTATCCAGAACTTGACCAACAAGGGGTTTTCCTATTCTGATGCTAAAAGTGCCTTTGACCAGTTGGATAGTCAAGTTGACCAAGAAACGACTCAGGAACTCATCTTCAGGGAACTTGATAAGCAATATGCCAAGTATGCCCGAAAATATGAAGGATACGAACTTAAACAGCGTTTAACCCAAGTTTTAGCACGAAAGGGCTACGATTTTTCGGATATAGCAAGCGCTCTCAGAGAATATCTTTAATATTTTCATGTAAAATTCACAGATTTTAGGTAATTTTATGGTACAATAGTAAACGATAAACTTACAAATTGTAGAAAGTTGGTTAGTTATGAAGCTTCCAAAAGAAGGCGACTTTATTACAATTCAAAGTTATAAGCATGATGGGAGTCTCCACCGAACTTGGCGGGATACCATGGTACTAAAAACAACAGAAAACGCCATTATTGGTGTCAACGATCATACACTGGTTACCGAAAGTGATGGTCGTCGTTGGGTCACTCGAGAACCGGCTATTGTTTACTTTCACAAGAAATATTGGTTTAATATCATTGCCATGATTCGCGATAATGGAATTTCCTACTATTGCAATATGGCTAGCCCCTACTATCTGGATGAAGAAGCACTGAAGTATATTGATTACGATTTGGATGTTAAAATTTTTACAGATGGGGAAAAACGTCTCTTGGATGTTGAGGAGTACGAGCGTCACAAACGCAAAATGAATTATTCTGATGACTTGGACTATATTTTAAAAGAACATGTCAAAATTCTTGTTGATTGGATTAACAATGGACGAGGTCCTTTCTCAGAAGCCTATATAAACATTTGGTACAAGCGCTATGTAGAACTAAAGAATCGGTAAAGTTGTCAAACTAGGGTGAAAGCCCTAGTTTTTTTATTTGAGAAACCCAGCTTTTCAGCTGGGTTGGTCTCTATATATCTAATTTCGTAACAGTAAATTTGATGTGGGAATAGTCTTTTTCAACATCCTTATCCAGCAAGAACGCTGTGGCATCTTTCTTAACCTGAACCAGGTCAATATTCTGGGCTTGTGCTGCATAGACACATCCACAATAACATTGACGGTAAATGTCATACTCTTCACACATCTCTACCGAACGTTTGTAGCCTTGATTTTTCTTGAAATCGCTGGGAAGATAGTGGGTTGTGTAGATTTTTTGCACATCGATTCCGATGCTGTTAATGGTTTGAGAGTTCTTATGAGGACTGATGGTCAAGGCTGAGCCAAAGTAGTCAAAGCCCAAATCCATAGCCACTTGTGCTGTCTTATCCAGTCGGTAGTCAAAGCAAACCTTGCAACGGTCGCCACCTTCTGGCTCTTCTTCCAGTCCTCTGACTAACTTACGATATTCATTTGGTTCGTAGGGAGCTTCTAGGTACTGAACCGTATTTCCTGTCCGCTCATTAAAATCACTAACAAATTTCTTGGTGACGTAAGCCCGCTTATGGTATTCTGCCTTGGGATGGATATTAGAATTGGCAAAATAGATAGTCACGTCTGCATACTTAGTCAAATATTCTAGAGTATAGGTACTGCAAGGGGCACAGCAAACATGCATGAGAATAGTTGGACGTTGCTCATTTTTCTCCCATACTTGTACCATCTTCTGCATGACACGGTCATAATTAATCTTCTGATTGGGGTTCATCTTGCTCAGAATTTCTTCTACATCGATCATGTTTTTCTCCTTTTTCTAATCTTATTTTATCATATAAGTTAGGAGAGCTCAAATCTATTTAGAAGTGAATAGCATAAAAAGGAGGGGTGGGCATTCCCTCCTTTTGTGTTTTTTATAAGTTTTTTCTATAGAAAGCTTACATCATGCCGCCCATCATGCTTGGATCCATTGCTGGAGCTGGGGACACTGGTTCTGGTTTATTGGCTACGACTGCTTCTGTTGTCAAAATCAAACTAGCTACAGATGCTGCATTTTGTAGAGCTGAACGACTCACTTTAACTGGGTCGATAATCCCTTGATCAATCATGTTAACCCATTCGCCAGTTGCTGCGTTGAAGCCTGTACCAACTTCAGCATTTTTCAAACGATCGATAACGATAGAGCCTTCAAATCCAGCATTGTGGGCGATTTGACGGACTGGTTCTTCCAATGCACGGAGAACAATATTGCGGCCTGTTGCTTCGTCTCCTGTCAATTCCAAATCAGCCACGGCTGGGATAACATTTACAAGGGCTGTTCCACCACCTGCAACGATTCCTTCTTCAACAGCTGCACGAGTAGCGTTGAGAGCATCTTCGATGCGAAGTTTCATTTCTTTCAACTCAGTTTCAGTTGCGGCTCCGACCTTAATAACCGCTACACCACCTGACAATTTGGCCAAGCGTTCTTGCAATTTTTCACGGTCAAATTCAGAAGTTGTGGTTTCGATTTGAGACTTAATAACTGCAACGCGGTGTGAAATCGCTTCAGGATTTCCTGCACCTTCTACGATAACCGTGCTATCTTTGTCCACAGTTACTCTCGCTGCTTGACCAAGGGCTTCAATTGTCGCATCTTTCAACTCAAGACCAAGGTCTTCTGTGATAACTGTTCCGCCTGTCAAGATGGCGATATCTTCGAGCATGGCTTTACGACGATCACCAAAACCAGGTGCCTTAACTGCTACTACGTTGAAGGTTCCACGAATCTTGTTCAAAACAAGAGTTGGAAGAGCTTCGCCATCCACATCATCCGCAATAATCAAGAGTGGACGATTGCTTTGGAGAATGCTTTCTAGTAATGGCAAGATTTCTTGGATATTTGAAATCTTCTTATCAGTAATCAAAATGTATGGATTTTCAAGGTCAGCCACCATTTTCTCGCTATCTGTCACCATGTACTGTGAGAGGTAACCGCGGTCGAACTGCATTCCTTCTAC carries:
- the groL gene encoding chaperonin GroEL (60 kDa chaperone family; promotes refolding of misfolded polypeptides especially under stressful conditions; forms two stacked rings of heptamers to form a barrel-shaped 14mer; ends can be capped by GroES; misfolded proteins enter the barrel where they are refolded when GroES binds), whose protein sequence is MSKEIKFSSDARSAMVRGVDILADTVKVTLGPKGRNVVLEKSFGSPLITNDGVTIAKEIELEDHFENMGAKLVSEVASKTNDIAGDGTTTATVLTQAIVREGIKNVTAGANPIGIRRGIETAVAAAVEALKNNAIPVANKEAIAQVAAVSSRSEKVGEYISEAMEKVGKDGVITIEESRGMETELEVVEGMQFDRGYLSQYMVTDSEKMVADLENPYILITDKKISNIQEILPLLESILQSNRPLLIIADDVDGEALPTLVLNKIRGTFNVVAVKAPGFGDRRKAMLEDIAILTGGTVITEDLGLELKDATIEALGQAARVTVDKDSTVIVEGAGNPEAISHRVAVIKSQIETTTSEFDREKLQERLAKLSGGVAVIKVGAATETELKEMKLRIEDALNATRAAVEEGIVAGGGTALVNVIPAVADLELTGDEATGRNIVLRALEEPVRQIAHNAGFEGSIVIDRLKNAEVGTGFNAATGEWVNMIDQGIIDPVKVSRSALQNAASVASLILTTEAVVANKPEPVSPAPAMDPSMMGGMM